A genomic segment from Glycine soja cultivar W05 chromosome 20, ASM419377v2, whole genome shotgun sequence encodes:
- the LOC114402045 gene encoding AT-hook motif nuclear-localized protein 20-like, with amino-acid sequence IVLVSHDASSFFIITKNYRVRKYRPSSTQSKAGKTSELTQIFSCKFLFIFFLQRKHSQHSTAILANPWWTGHQVGLGVGVDPATNSPSSTLNKRQMDLSINERSLVRERQEEDEEDERDNGDEPKEGAVEVGTRRPRGRPPGSKNKPKPPIFVTRDSPNSLRSHVMEVAGGADVAESVAQFARRRQRGVCVLSGSGAVANVTLRQPSAPGAVVALHGRFEILSLTGTFLPGPAPPGATGLTVYLGGGQGQVVGGSVVGSLVAAGPVMVIAATFANATYERLPLEEEEDDGGASAHGGSTLGGSPPGMGNSGGNGDNSGGGHLSSGGIPDPSSLALYNLPPNFIPNGGHHEAFAWAHGHGRPPY; translated from the coding sequence ATTGTCTTAGTGAGTCATGATGcatcttctttctttatcattacaaaaaattatagggTAAGAAAATACCGTCCCAGTTCGACTCAGTCTAAAGCAGGGAAAACCTCCGAACTCACCCAGATCTTCTCTtgtaagtttttatttattttttttcttcaaagaaaacactCTCAACACTCAACAGCAATTCTGGCTAATCCTTGGTGGACCGGCCATCAAGTGGGGTTGGGTGTAGGGGTAGACCCAGCAACCAATTCACCTTCTTCCACCCTAAACAAACGCCAAATGGACCTTTCCATCAACGAAAGAAGCCTTGTTAGAGAAAGACAagaggaagacgaagaagatGAAAGAGACAACGGTGATGAACCCAAAGAGGGTGCAGTTGAGGTTGGAACACGCAGGCCAAGAGGGAGACCCCCTGGTTCCAAAAACAAGCCCAAACCCCCAATCTTTGTCACCAGGGACAGCCCAAACTCCCTCAGAAGCCATGTCATGGAGGTTGCTGGCGGTGCCGACGTTGCGGAAAGCGTGGCCCAGTTCGCACGGAGGCGCCAGCGTGGTGTGTGTGTCCTCAGTGGGAGCGGTGCCGTGGCCAACGTTACTCTTCGCCAACCTTCAGCGCCAGGAGCGGTCGTGGCACTTCATGGAAGGTTTGAGATTCTGTCCCTAACTGGGACGTTTCTACCTGGTCCTGCCCCACCAGGAGCTACAGGGCTCACTGTGTATCTTGGTGGAGGACAGGGTCAGGTAGTGGGAGGGAGCGTTGTGGGCTCCCTTGTGGCAGCTGGACCAGTGATGGTGATTGCTGCCACTTTTGCTAATGCTACCTATGAGAGGTTGCCGcttgaggaggaggaagatgACGGTGGTGCTAGCGCACATGGAGGGAGTACCCTGGGAGGGTCTCCTCCTGGAATGGGTAACAGTGGTGGTAATGGTGATAATAGTGGTGGCGGTCACTTGTCAAGTGGTGGGATTCCTGATCCTTCTTCTTTGGCTTTGTATAATCTCCCACCAAATTTTATCCCTAATGGAGGCCACCATGAGGCTTTTGCTTGGGCTCATGGCCATGGAAGACCACCTTACTGA